A region from the Vicia villosa cultivar HV-30 ecotype Madison, WI linkage group LG3, Vvil1.0, whole genome shotgun sequence genome encodes:
- the LOC131661898 gene encoding protein HESO1-like, translating into MNTHNMLGVVLNDILHMVTPSREDWEIRLAIISDLRSTVESVESLRGATVEPFGSFVSNLFTRWGDLDISIELLNGTHIASAGKKQKQTLLVNFLKVLRMKGGCMNIQFIPHARVPILKFKSVRQGISCDVSINNLPGLMKSKFLLWISKIDDRFHDLVLVVKQWANAHKINNSKTGSFNSFSLSLLVIFHFQTCIPAIFPPLKDIYPTNMVDELRGVRVDAENLISGTCNANIDRFKSNKSRPINRTSLPELFIDFLRKFALIDTWAAEFGVCTYTGQWEQIENNMRWLPKTSALYVEDPFEQPENSARSVSAGQLKKIGEAFLTTYNLLISNNQNQSSILTQLVPPHVSRLIAGPVNPYYNVWPSLPNYNGGYPHLTQPQVQKGVLPHPQSKRRVRNGRQGANSNGSTSKQGANFNGSTSKQGANSNGPTTNQGASYNGSNSKQGASSNGSTSKQGASSNGLTSKQGASSNGSTSKQGASSDGSTSKQGASSNGPTSSVPTKSRQGPPQQQAWRPKAHTQA; encoded by the exons ATGAACACGCATAATATGTTGGGCGTTGTTTTAAATGATATACTTCACATGGTGACACCCTCGCGAGAAGATTGGGAGATACGGCTTGCAATTATAAGTGATTTGCGAAGCACTGTTGAATCTGTGGAAAGCCTGAGAG GAGCAACTGTTGAACCATTTGGGTCATTTGTATCTAATCTCTTCACGCGATGGGGTGACTTGGATATTTCAATTGAGTTATTAAATGGCACCCATATTGCATCTGCTgggaaaaaacaaaaacaaacgtTGCTGGTAAATTTCCTAAAAGTTTTGAGAATGAAAG GTGGATGCATGAACATTCAGTTCATCCCTCATGCAAGAGTTCCCATTTTAAAGTTTAAAAGTGTCCGACAAGGCATATCTTGCGATGTTTCGATCAATAACCTTCCAGGCCTAATGAAATCCAAATTTTTGCTTTGGATCAGCAAGATAGATGACCGTTTTCATGATCTGGTTTTAGTG GTCAAGCAATGGGCCAACGCACATAAAATCAATAACTCGAAGACTGGATCTTTCAACTCCTTTTCTCTCAGTTTACTTGTAATCTTTCACTTTCAG ACATGTATTCCTGCAATTTTTCCACCGCTGAAAGATATATATCCTACCAATATGGTTGATGAGCTGAGAG GAGTTAGAGTTGATGCTGAGAATCTTATCTCAGGAACCTGTAATGCTAACATAGACAGGTTCAAATCAAATAAGTCGAGGCCAATCAACAGAACATCTTTACCTGAACTTTTTATTGATTTCCTAAGAAAG TTTGCTCTGATAGATACATGGGCCGCAGAGTTTGGAGTTTGCACTTACACGGGACAATGGGAACAGATAGAAAACAACATGAGATGGTTGCCCAAGACTTCTGCACTATAC GTTGAAGATCCTTTTGAGCAGCCGGAAAACTCTGCAAGATCAGTCAGTGCAGGACAGCTGAAAAAGATAGGTGAAGCATTTCTAACGACGTACAACTTACTTATATCAAACAACCAGAACCAAAGCTCTATCCTGACCCAATTAGTACCACCACATGTGTCGAGACTTATAGCCGGACCTGTCAATCCTTATTATAATGTCTGGCCTTCCCTTCCAAATTACAACGGCGGTTACCCTCATCTAACTCAACCACAGGTTCAGAAGGGAGTGCTCCCACACCCACAATCAAAACGCCGTGTACGAAATGGCAGGCAGGGAGCCAATTCCAACGGTTCGACTTCAAAACAAGGAGCAAATTTCAACGGTTCGACTTCAAAACAAGGAGCAAATTCCAACGGTCCGACTACAAATCAAGGAGCAAGCTACAATGGCTCTAATTCAAAGCAAGGAGCAAGCTCCAATGGCTCTACTTCAAAACAAGGAGCAAGCTCCAAtggtttgacttcaaaacaaggaGCAAGCTCCAATGGTTCGACTTCAAAACAAGGAGCAAGCTCCGATGGTTCGACTTCAAAGCAAGGAGCAAGCTCCAATGGTCCAACTTCAAGTGTACCTACGAAAAGTCGTCAAGGTCCGCCGCAGCAGCAGGCGTGGAGACCAAAAGCACACACCCAAGCATAG